A window of the Hordeum vulgare subsp. vulgare chromosome 5H, MorexV3_pseudomolecules_assembly, whole genome shotgun sequence genome harbors these coding sequences:
- the LOC123394912 gene encoding probable inorganic phosphate transporter 1-8, whose amino-acid sequence MARSEQQGLQVLSALDAAKTQWYHFTAIVVAGMGFFTDAYDLFCISLVTKLLGRIYYTDLSKPDPGSLPPSVAAAVNGVAFCGTLAGQLFFGWLGDKMGRKSVYGMTLLLMVICSIGSGLSFAHTPKSVMATLCFFRFWLGFGIGGDYPLSATIMSEYANKKTRGAFIAAVFAMQGFGILAGGIVTLIISSAFRAGFHEPAYQDDRVASTGTEADFVWRIILMLGALPALLTYYWRMKMPETARYTALVAKNAKLAAADMSKVLQVELEDETEKMDEMVSRGANDFGLFSPQFARRHGLHLVGTATTWFLLDIAFYSQNLFQKDIFTSINWIPKARTMSALDEVFRISRAQTLIALCGTVPGYWFTVFLIDVVGRFAIQLMGFFMMTVFMLGLAVPYHHWTTPGNQIGFVVMYGFTFFFANFGPNATTFVVPAEIFPARLRSTCHGISAAAGKAGAMIGAFGFLYAAQDPHKPDAGYRPGIGVRNSLFVLAGVNLLGFMFTFLVPEANGKSLEEMSGEAQDNEEDQARTAAVQPSMA is encoded by the coding sequence atggcGCGGTCGGAGCAGCAGGGGCTGCAGGTGCTGAGCGCGCTGGACGCGGCCAAGACGCAGTGGTACCACTTCACGGCCATCGTCGTCGCCGGCATGGGCTTCTTCACCGACGCCTACGACCTCTTCTGCATCTCCCTCGTCACCAAGCTCCTCGGCCGCATCTACTACACCGACCTCTCCAAGCCCGACCCCGGCTCCCTGCCCCCCagcgtcgccgccgccgtcaacGGCGTCGCCTTCTGCGGCACCCTCGCCGGCCAGCTCTTCTTCGGCTGGCTCGGCGACAAGATGGGCCGCAAGAGCGTCTACGGCATGACCCTCCTCCTCATGGTCATCTGCTCCATCGGCTCGGGCCTCTCCTTCGCGCACACACCCAAGAGCGTCATGGCCACGCTCTGCTTCTTCCGCTTCTGGCTCGGCTTCGGCATCGGCGGCGACTACCCGCTCTCGGCCACCATCATGTCCGAGTACGCCAACAAGAAGACCCGCGGCGCATTCATCGCCGCCGTCTTCGCCATGCAGGGCTTCGGCATCCTCGCCGGCGGCATCGTCACCCTCATCATCTCATCCGCCTTCCGCGCCGGGTTCCACGAGCCGGCCTACCAGGACGACCGCGTCGCGTCCACCGGCACGGAGGCCGACTTCGTGTGGCGCATCATCCTCATGCTCGGCGCCCTGCCGGCCCTGCTCACCTACTACTGGCGGATGAAGATGCCCGAGACGGCGCGCTACACCGCCCTCGTCGCCAAGAACGCCAAGCTGGCAGCCGCCGACATGTCCAAGGTGCTGCAGGTGGAGCTGGAGGACGAGACGGAGAAGATGGACGAGATGGTGAGCCGCGGGGCGAACGACTTCGGCCTCTTCTCGCCGCAGTTCGCGCGGCGCCACGGCCTCCACCTCGTCGGCACGGCCACCACGTGGTTCCTGCTGGACATCGCCTTCTACAGCCAGAACCTGTTCCAGAAGGACATCTTCACGAGCATCAACTGGATCCCCAAGGCGCGCACCATGAGCGCGCTCGACGAGGTGTTCCGCATCTCCCGCGCGCAGACGCTCATCGCGCTCTGCGGCACAGTGCCGGGCTACTGGTTCACGGTCTTCCTCATCGACGTCGTCGGCCGCTTCGCCATCCAGCTCATGGGATTCTTCATGATGACCGTCTTCATGCTCGGCCTCGCCGTGCCGTACCACCACTGGACAACGCCGGGCAACCAGATCGGCTTCGTGGTCATGTAcggcttcaccttcttcttcgccAACTTCGGGCCCAACGCAACCACCTTCGTCGTGCCGGCGGAGATCTTCCCGGCGAGGCTGCGGTCGACGTGCCACGGGATatcggcggcggcggggaaggCCGGGGCCATGATCGGGGCGTTCGGGTTCCTGTACGCGGCGCAGGACCCGCACAAGCCGGACGCCGGGTACAGGCCCGGGATCGGGGTGCGCAACTCCCTCTTCGTGCTCGCCGGGGTCAACCTGCTGGGGTTCATGTTCACCTTCCTGGTGCCGGAGGCCAACGGGAAGTCGCTGGAGGAGATGTCCGGCGAGGCACAGGACAACGAGGAGGACCAGGCACGAACCGCCGCCGTACAGCCGTCCATGGCCTAG